A stretch of the Clavibacter sp. B3I6 genome encodes the following:
- a CDS encoding YlxR family protein, with protein sequence MEPVRTCVGCRRRAPRSALQRIVADPRTRSLVVDERAVLAGRGAWIHPTIECIDRAIARRAFGRALRSDAALDPAALGGLRERLAAQPSARASERTG encoded by the coding sequence ATGGAGCCGGTAAGAACGTGCGTCGGCTGTCGTCGGCGTGCCCCGAGGTCCGCTCTCCAGCGGATCGTGGCCGATCCCCGCACCCGCTCCCTCGTCGTCGACGAGCGTGCTGTGCTGGCCGGCCGGGGTGCGTGGATCCATCCGACCATCGAGTGCATCGACAGAGCGATCGCGCGGCGGGCCTTCGGGCGGGCCCTGCGGAGCGATGCGGCGCTCGACCCCGCAGCTCTTGGGGGACTACGAGAGCGGCTCGCGGCCCAGCCGAGCGCGCGAGCATCCGAGAGAACAGGCTGA
- the truB gene encoding tRNA pseudouridine(55) synthase TruB, with translation METPTPRAAPSTASGLLLIDKRGEWTSHDLVARTRRLAGTRKVGHAGTLDPMATGLMILGVNSSTRLLTYLVGLDKEYLATIRLGRATTTDDREGEVVSRAEPGRIRDLAAADVERAIADLRGTISQVPSAVSAIKVDGKRAYARVRAGEDVELAAREVTVSAFDVLRVDAVEPEEGGEDGAQLDLDVRITCSSGTYVRALARDLGRALGVGGHLTALRRTRVGPFLVDDAVAIDELVVADRLIPPADAAGRLFDVLHLTEQEAVDLGHGKRLTTPDDAPTEDPLAAVAPDGRLVGLVGFRGRTGTSIVNFPSDEAGAS, from the coding sequence ATGGAAACCCCGACCCCCCGCGCCGCGCCCTCCACCGCGAGCGGCCTGCTCCTCATCGACAAGCGCGGCGAGTGGACGAGCCACGACCTCGTCGCCCGCACGCGCCGCCTCGCCGGCACCCGCAAGGTCGGTCACGCGGGCACGCTCGACCCGATGGCGACGGGCCTCATGATCCTCGGGGTCAACAGCTCCACGCGCCTGCTCACCTACCTCGTCGGCCTCGACAAGGAGTACCTCGCGACCATCCGCCTCGGCCGCGCCACGACCACCGACGACCGCGAGGGCGAGGTCGTCTCGCGCGCGGAGCCGGGCCGGATCCGCGACCTGGCCGCCGCCGACGTGGAGCGCGCCATCGCCGACCTCCGCGGGACCATCTCGCAGGTGCCGAGCGCCGTGAGCGCCATCAAGGTCGATGGCAAGCGCGCCTACGCCCGCGTCCGCGCGGGGGAGGACGTGGAGCTCGCCGCGCGGGAGGTCACCGTCTCCGCGTTCGACGTGCTCCGCGTCGACGCGGTCGAGCCCGAGGAGGGCGGGGAGGACGGCGCGCAGCTGGACCTCGACGTCCGCATCACCTGCTCCTCCGGCACGTACGTGCGCGCCCTCGCGCGCGACCTCGGCCGCGCGCTCGGCGTCGGCGGCCACCTCACGGCGCTCCGCCGCACGCGCGTCGGCCCCTTCCTCGTGGACGACGCCGTGGCCATCGACGAGCTCGTGGTCGCCGACCGCCTGATCCCGCCGGCGGACGCGGCCGGGCGCCTCTTCGACGTGCTGCACCTCACCGAGCAGGAGGCCGTGGACCTCGGGCACGGCAAGAGGCTCACGACCCCGGACGACGCGCCCACCGAGGATCCGCTCGCCGCGGTCGCGCCCGACGGCCGCCTCGTGGGGCTCGTCGGCTTCCGCGGCCGCACCGGCACGTCCATCGTCAACTTCCCGTCCGACGAGGCGGGCGCATCGTGA
- the nusA gene encoding transcription termination factor NusA produces the protein MDIDLSVLRMMEREREIPFEELVSIIEQAILTAYLKHTDQADAKPVADGVPPARVHLDRKSGHVSVHVPELDDDGLVIGESEDSPSDFGRIAAFAAKQVINQRLRDIGDDRILGEFKGREGDIVAGVVQQGPNPRMIHVDLGTIEAILPPEEQVPGEKYTHGSRLRVYVTSVSRGAKGPQITVSRTHPSLVRKLFALEVPEIAQGLVEIVSLAREAGHRTKIAVRATEPGINAKGACIGELGQRVRAVTAELNDEKIDIVDYSESLPVFVGNALSPAKVTSSFVIDQATKAVRALVPDYQLSLAIGKEGQNARLAAKLTGAKIDIQPDSILEGDD, from the coding sequence GTGGACATCGACCTGAGCGTCTTGCGCATGATGGAGCGCGAGCGCGAGATCCCGTTCGAGGAGCTCGTCTCGATCATCGAGCAGGCCATCCTCACCGCCTACCTCAAGCACACCGACCAGGCCGACGCCAAGCCCGTCGCCGACGGCGTGCCCCCCGCCCGCGTGCACCTGGACCGCAAGTCCGGCCACGTCTCCGTGCACGTCCCCGAGCTCGACGACGACGGCCTCGTCATCGGCGAGTCCGAGGACAGCCCGAGCGACTTCGGCCGCATCGCCGCCTTCGCCGCGAAGCAGGTCATCAACCAGCGCCTGCGCGACATCGGCGACGACCGCATCCTCGGCGAGTTCAAGGGCCGCGAGGGCGACATCGTCGCCGGCGTCGTGCAGCAGGGCCCGAACCCCCGCATGATCCACGTCGACCTCGGCACCATCGAGGCGATCCTCCCGCCCGAGGAGCAGGTGCCCGGCGAGAAGTACACGCACGGCTCGCGCCTGCGCGTCTACGTCACGAGCGTCTCGCGCGGCGCGAAGGGCCCGCAGATCACGGTCTCGCGCACGCACCCGTCGCTCGTCCGGAAGCTCTTCGCGCTCGAGGTGCCGGAGATCGCCCAGGGCCTCGTCGAGATCGTGTCGCTCGCCCGCGAGGCCGGGCACCGCACCAAGATCGCGGTGCGCGCGACCGAGCCCGGCATCAACGCCAAGGGCGCCTGCATCGGCGAGCTGGGCCAGCGCGTCCGCGCGGTCACGGCGGAGCTGAACGACGAGAAGATCGACATCGTCGACTACTCCGAGTCGCTGCCCGTCTTCGTGGGCAACGCGCTGTCGCCCGCGAAGGTCACGAGCTCCTTCGTCATCGACCAGGCGACCAAGGCCGTGCGGGCGCTCGTGCCCGACTACCAGCTGTCGCTCGCCATCGGCAAGGAGGGCCAGAACGCCCGACTCGCCGCGAAGCTCACGGGCGCGAAGATCGACATCCAGCCCGACAGCATCCTCGAGGGCGACGACTGA
- the infB gene encoding translation initiation factor IF-2, whose amino-acid sequence MAKPRVHEIAAEIGVDSKTALAKLKEMGEFVKGPSSSIEPPVARKLKAALEAAGLTGQAAAPAATPSSAPRPGARSSAPKPGGRPTPGPQPTAPVADAPEASDVPAPVAPLTVAERQAQAEAGRKAVADEKAQAAKAAPAAPEASAAAAPSAPRPDAGSAPAPSTGIPRPGIPRPAAPRPGNNPFASNQGMGTKPRPGNNPFASNQGMGQRPAAGAAGPRPAAPRPGSPRPGAPRPGGVGQGARPVGFGQRPAGAGRPGGAPGGAGRPGAPAAGGFQRPAGGFAGRPGGGGRGRGPGGGTAGAFGRGGGKSKSRKSKRTKRAEFELREAPSLGGVSVPRGDGNTVVRLRRGASISDFADKIDASPGNLVTVLFHLGEMATATESLDEATFDVLGAELGYKIQVVSPEDEDRELLEGFDIDLDQELEDEDDDVLEIRPPVVTVMGHVDHGKTRLLDAIRNANVIEGEAGGITQHIGAYQVWAPHEGYERAITFIDTPGHEAFTAMRARGAQVTDIAILVVAADDGIMPQTVEALNHAQAANVPIVVAVNKVDKEGANPAKVRQQLTEYGLVAEEYGGDVMFVDVSALTGKGVEDLLEAVLLTADAGLDLRSNPNKDARGVAIEARLDKGRGAVATVLIQSGTLRVGDAIVAGTAYGRVRAMMDENGDAVHEAYPSRPVQVQGLSSVPGAGDTFLVTEEDRTARQIAEKREAVERNAQLAKSRKRISLEDFTRALEEGKVESLNLIIKGDVSGAVEALEESLMKIEVDDSVQLRIIHRGVGAVTESDVNLATIDNAIIIGFNVRPDPKARARAAREGVDIRFYSVIYSALEEIESSLKGMLKPEYEEVQSGVAEIREVFRSSKFGNIAGVIVRSGTITRNAKARVIRDGVVVGDNLAIESLRRFKDDVSEVRTDFEAGIGLGKFNDIEIGDEIETIEMKEKPRA is encoded by the coding sequence GTGGCAAAACCACGCGTACACGAGATCGCCGCCGAGATCGGCGTCGACAGCAAGACCGCACTCGCCAAGCTCAAGGAGATGGGCGAGTTCGTCAAGGGACCGTCGTCGAGCATCGAGCCCCCCGTGGCCCGCAAGCTCAAGGCGGCGCTCGAGGCAGCCGGCCTCACCGGACAGGCCGCGGCACCCGCCGCCACGCCGTCGTCCGCCCCGCGCCCCGGAGCCCGCTCGTCGGCTCCGAAGCCCGGCGGCCGCCCCACCCCCGGCCCGCAGCCGACGGCCCCGGTCGCCGACGCCCCCGAGGCGTCCGACGTCCCCGCGCCCGTCGCCCCGCTGACCGTCGCGGAGCGCCAGGCCCAGGCCGAGGCCGGCCGCAAGGCCGTCGCGGACGAGAAGGCGCAGGCCGCCAAGGCCGCTCCCGCCGCCCCCGAGGCGTCCGCCGCCGCCGCCCCGAGCGCCCCGCGCCCGGACGCCGGCAGCGCGCCCGCCCCCTCCACCGGCATCCCGCGTCCCGGGATCCCGCGTCCGGCGGCCCCGCGCCCCGGCAACAACCCCTTCGCGAGCAACCAGGGCATGGGCACCAAGCCCCGCCCGGGCAACAACCCGTTCGCGAGCAACCAGGGCATGGGCCAGCGCCCCGCCGCGGGAGCCGCAGGCCCCCGTCCGGCCGCTCCCCGTCCCGGATCCCCCCGCCCCGGCGCCCCGCGTCCCGGCGGCGTCGGCCAGGGCGCACGTCCTGTCGGCTTCGGCCAGCGCCCCGCGGGTGCGGGTCGTCCCGGCGGCGCTCCCGGCGGAGCGGGACGCCCCGGCGCCCCGGCAGCCGGCGGCTTCCAGCGTCCGGCCGGCGGCTTCGCCGGTCGTCCCGGTGGCGGCGGTCGCGGTCGCGGCCCCGGTGGCGGCACCGCCGGTGCCTTCGGGCGCGGCGGCGGCAAGAGCAAGTCGCGCAAGTCGAAGCGGACGAAGAGGGCCGAGTTCGAGCTGCGCGAGGCTCCGTCGCTGGGTGGCGTCAGCGTCCCCCGCGGCGACGGCAACACGGTCGTCCGCCTGCGTCGCGGCGCGTCCATCTCGGACTTCGCCGACAAGATCGACGCCAGCCCCGGCAACCTGGTGACCGTGCTGTTCCACCTCGGTGAGATGGCCACGGCGACCGAGTCGCTCGACGAGGCCACGTTCGACGTGCTCGGCGCGGAGCTCGGCTACAAGATCCAGGTCGTCTCCCCCGAGGACGAGGACCGCGAGCTGCTCGAGGGCTTCGACATCGACCTCGACCAGGAGCTCGAGGACGAGGACGACGACGTGCTGGAGATCCGGCCGCCCGTCGTCACCGTCATGGGCCACGTCGACCACGGCAAGACGCGCCTGCTCGACGCCATCCGCAACGCCAACGTCATCGAGGGCGAAGCGGGCGGCATCACGCAGCACATCGGCGCGTACCAGGTCTGGGCGCCGCACGAGGGCTACGAGCGCGCCATCACCTTCATCGACACCCCGGGCCACGAGGCGTTCACCGCCATGCGCGCCCGTGGTGCGCAGGTCACCGACATCGCGATCCTCGTGGTCGCGGCCGACGACGGCATCATGCCGCAGACGGTGGAGGCCCTGAACCACGCCCAGGCGGCGAACGTGCCGATCGTGGTCGCGGTCAACAAGGTCGACAAGGAGGGGGCCAACCCCGCCAAGGTGCGCCAGCAGCTCACCGAGTACGGCCTGGTCGCCGAGGAGTACGGCGGAGACGTCATGTTCGTCGACGTGTCGGCGCTCACCGGCAAGGGCGTGGAGGACCTCCTCGAGGCCGTCCTGCTCACCGCCGACGCCGGGCTCGACCTGCGCAGCAACCCGAACAAGGACGCGCGCGGCGTCGCCATCGAGGCCCGCCTCGACAAGGGCCGCGGCGCGGTCGCGACCGTGCTCATCCAGTCGGGCACGCTCCGCGTGGGCGACGCCATCGTGGCGGGCACGGCCTACGGCCGGGTCCGCGCGATGATGGACGAGAACGGCGATGCGGTCCACGAGGCCTACCCGTCGCGTCCCGTCCAGGTCCAGGGCCTCTCGTCGGTCCCCGGCGCGGGCGACACCTTCCTCGTCACCGAGGAGGACCGCACCGCCCGTCAGATCGCCGAGAAGCGCGAGGCCGTCGAGCGCAACGCCCAGCTCGCCAAGTCGCGCAAGCGCATCAGCCTCGAGGACTTCACGCGAGCGCTGGAGGAGGGCAAGGTCGAGTCGCTCAACCTCATCATCAAGGGCGACGTGTCCGGTGCCGTCGAGGCGCTGGAGGAGTCGCTCATGAAGATCGAGGTGGACGACTCCGTGCAGCTGCGGATCATCCACCGCGGCGTCGGAGCGGTCACCGAGAGCGACGTCAACCTGGCGACGATCGACAACGCGATCATCATCGGGTTCAACGTCCGCCCCGACCCGAAGGCCCGCGCCCGCGCGGCTCGCGAGGGTGTCGACATCCGCTTCTACAGCGTCATCTACTCGGCGCTCGAGGAGATCGAGTCGAGCCTCAAGGGCATGCTCAAGCCCGAGTACGAGGAGGTCCAGTCCGGCGTCGCCGAGATCCGGGAGGTGTTCCGCTCCTCCAAGTTCGGCAACATCGCGGGTGTCATCGTCCGCTCGGGCACCATCACCAGGAACGCCAAGGCGCGGGTCATCCGCGACGGCGTGGTGGTGGGCGACAACCTCGCCATCGAGTCGCTGCGACGGTTCAAGGACGACGTCTCCGAGGTCCGCACGGACTTCGAGGCGGGCATCGGCCTCGGCAAGTTCAACGACATCGAGATCGGCGACGAGATCGAGACGATCGAGATGAAGGAGAAGCCGCGGGCGTAG
- the rbfA gene encoding 30S ribosome-binding factor RbfA: MVDHARARKMADRIKEIVARKLDRGIKDPRLGFVTVTDVRVTGDLQHASIFYTVYGTDEERADTAAALKSATGMLRSEVGKNITARLTPSLEFILDGVPENAAAIEALLEEARRRDADVHTQAQAGVYAGDEDPYVKPRVIADDEDELDDDEDAEDADPADPAAPGSAPAH, from the coding sequence ATGGTCGATCACGCGAGGGCCCGGAAGATGGCCGACCGCATCAAGGAGATCGTCGCGCGCAAGCTCGACCGGGGGATCAAGGACCCGCGGCTCGGCTTCGTGACCGTCACCGACGTGCGCGTCACGGGCGACCTGCAGCACGCCAGCATCTTCTACACGGTCTACGGCACCGACGAGGAGCGCGCCGACACGGCCGCGGCCCTCAAGTCCGCCACCGGCATGCTGCGCAGCGAGGTGGGCAAGAACATCACCGCGCGCCTCACGCCGTCGCTCGAGTTCATCCTCGACGGCGTGCCGGAGAACGCGGCCGCCATCGAGGCGCTCCTCGAGGAGGCGCGACGCCGCGACGCCGACGTGCACACGCAGGCGCAGGCCGGCGTGTACGCGGGCGACGAGGACCCGTACGTGAAGCCGCGCGTGATCGCGGACGACGAGGACGAGCTGGACGACGACGAGGACGCCGAGGACGCCGACCCGGCCGACCCGGCCGCGCCGGGGAGCGCGCCCGCGCACTGA
- a CDS encoding ketopantoate reductase family protein, protein MRIGVLGAGAVGGTIAALLDRAGHEVDVTARGPHLRAVQDRGLRLTGGYGDHVARVAAAERLGRPPELAIVATKIADARDAMTENAGWLRGIPVLVVQNGLSALTMGAECLPRSQVVGGLALVAASLTEPGLVTVTAPAGLHVGSADGPDGAGVELVRRVLDPVMPVTVAADFRGAQWTKLVVNGINAVPAITGLSVQAVIADPALRRIVTRAMQETVRTGLARGVVFGPLSGLTHRRLRLFAALPLGLAARMPVMLARGMGQVPNPGSTLQSIRRDRPTEVDHLNGAVATLAPGAGQDARVNAALVQLVHAVETSGRHLSPAELARSIPR, encoded by the coding sequence GTGCGGATCGGTGTCTTGGGAGCGGGCGCGGTCGGCGGGACCATCGCGGCGCTCCTCGACCGCGCCGGCCACGAGGTCGACGTCACCGCCCGGGGACCGCACCTCCGGGCCGTCCAGGACCGCGGCCTCCGCCTCACCGGCGGCTACGGCGACCACGTCGCGCGCGTCGCGGCGGCCGAGCGGCTGGGGCGTCCGCCCGAGCTCGCCATCGTCGCCACCAAGATCGCCGACGCGCGGGACGCGATGACGGAGAACGCGGGCTGGCTCCGCGGGATCCCCGTGCTGGTCGTGCAGAACGGCCTCTCCGCGCTCACGATGGGCGCCGAGTGCCTGCCGCGCTCCCAGGTGGTGGGCGGGCTCGCGCTCGTCGCCGCATCGCTCACCGAGCCGGGGCTCGTCACCGTGACCGCGCCCGCCGGCCTGCACGTCGGCTCCGCGGACGGCCCGGACGGCGCGGGCGTGGAGCTCGTGCGCCGGGTGCTGGATCCCGTCATGCCCGTCACGGTCGCCGCCGACTTCCGCGGCGCGCAGTGGACCAAGCTCGTCGTCAACGGGATCAACGCCGTGCCCGCCATCACGGGCCTCAGCGTGCAGGCGGTCATCGCCGATCCCGCCCTGCGGCGCATCGTCACGCGCGCCATGCAGGAGACCGTGCGCACGGGCCTCGCGCGCGGCGTCGTCTTCGGTCCGCTCAGCGGACTGACGCACCGCCGGCTCCGGCTGTTCGCCGCGCTGCCCCTCGGCCTCGCCGCGCGGATGCCGGTGATGCTCGCCCGCGGGATGGGGCAGGTGCCGAACCCGGGGTCGACGCTGCAGAGCATCCGCCGCGACCGCCCGACCGAGGTCGACCACCTCAACGGCGCCGTCGCGACCCTCGCGCCCGGCGCCGGCCAGGACGCGCGCGTGAACGCGGCGCTGGTGCAGCTCGTGCACGCCGTGGAGACGAGCGGTCGTCACCTCTCCCCCGCGGAGCTCGCGCGGTCGATCCCGCGCTAG
- a CDS encoding A/G-specific adenine glycosylase, translating into MPETALAPPVNAWFRENARDLPWRREGFGSWGILVSEFMLQQTPVVRVIPRLEEWLARWPVPAVLAATPASEAVRAWGRLGYPRRALNLHACAVAIVERHGGEVPEDVDALLDLPGVGPYTARAVAAFAFGHRHPVVDVNVRRVLARAVAGQGDPGPARTAADLAAMAAQLPDDVAEARVFNAGAMELGAVVCTARSPRCEECPVRDLCAWRAAGYPAYDGPARVVQKRYEGSDRQVRGLLLAELRSSHSPVSAADLATAWPEPVQRERALDGLLADGLAVRQPDGTYALPS; encoded by the coding sequence GTGCCGGAGACCGCCCTCGCCCCGCCCGTGAACGCGTGGTTCCGGGAGAACGCCCGCGACCTGCCGTGGCGGCGCGAGGGGTTCGGCTCGTGGGGCATCCTCGTCAGCGAGTTCATGCTGCAGCAGACGCCCGTGGTGCGCGTGATCCCGCGGCTCGAGGAGTGGCTCGCGCGCTGGCCCGTCCCCGCGGTGCTGGCCGCGACGCCCGCGAGCGAGGCCGTCCGCGCCTGGGGGCGCCTCGGCTACCCGCGGCGCGCGCTCAACCTGCACGCGTGCGCCGTCGCGATCGTCGAGCGGCACGGCGGCGAGGTGCCCGAGGACGTGGACGCGCTGCTCGACCTGCCCGGCGTCGGCCCGTACACCGCCCGCGCCGTCGCCGCGTTCGCCTTCGGGCACCGGCACCCGGTCGTCGACGTGAACGTGCGCCGGGTCCTCGCCCGGGCGGTCGCCGGCCAGGGCGATCCCGGCCCCGCGCGCACCGCCGCCGACCTCGCGGCGATGGCGGCGCAGCTGCCCGACGACGTGGCCGAGGCGCGCGTCTTCAACGCGGGCGCGATGGAGCTCGGAGCGGTCGTCTGCACCGCCCGCTCCCCGCGCTGCGAGGAGTGCCCGGTGCGCGACCTGTGCGCGTGGCGCGCCGCCGGGTACCCGGCGTACGACGGCCCGGCGCGGGTCGTGCAGAAGCGCTACGAGGGATCCGACCGGCAGGTGCGCGGGCTCCTGCTCGCGGAGCTCCGGTCGAGCCACTCCCCCGTGTCCGCCGCCGACCTCGCGACCGCCTGGCCGGAGCCCGTGCAGCGCGAGCGGGCGCTCGACGGGCTCCTCGCCGACGGCCTCGCCGTGCGGCAGCCGGACGGGACCTACGCGCTGCCGAGCTGA